One segment of Brassica napus cultivar Da-Ae chromosome C3, Da-Ae, whole genome shotgun sequence DNA contains the following:
- the LOC106412130 gene encoding 60S ribosomal protein L36a yields MVNIPKTKKTYCKNKECKKHTLHKVTQYKKGKDSLAAQGKRRYDRKQSGYGGQTKPVFHKKAKTTKKIVLRLQCQTCKHFSQHSIKRCKHFEIGGDKKGKGTSLF; encoded by the exons GTGAACATTCCAAAGACAAAGAAGACATACTGCAAGAACAAGGAATGCAAGAAGCATACATTGCACAAGGTGACCCAATACAAGAAAGGTAAAGACAGTCTCGCTGCTCAAGGAAAGCGTCGTTATGACCGTAAGCAATCTGGTTATGGTGGTCAGACTAAGCCTGTCTTCCACAAGAAG GCTAAGACCACGAAGAAGATTGTCTTGAGGCTTCAGTGCCAAACCTGCAAGCACTTTTCTCAGCATTCGATCAAG AGGTGCAAGCATTTTGAGATAGGTGGAGACAAGAAGGGGAAGGGAACATCTCTTTTCTAA
- the LOC125583938 gene encoding putative nuclease HARBI1, translating into MASSSENNLAEAFDDAFDDAFDEAFDQHFDQTFQEFTIQSDQEERRKKRKKRAYIERHREEGHFRLWNDYFSDTPTYPENFFRRRFRMNKRLFMHIVDRLSNEVQYFREKKDGLGRNSLSPIQKCTAAIRVLAYGSAADMVDEYLRLGETTARLCVEQFVEGIIYLFGDEYLRSPTPADLQRLLDVGERRGFPGMIGSIDCMHWEWKNCPTAWKGQYSRGSGKPTIVLEAVASYDLWIWHAFFGPLGTLNDINVLDRSPVFDDIINGKAPNVTYYVNGREFHMAYYLTDGIYPKWETFIQSISMPQGPKAVLFAQRQEAIRKDVERAFGVLQARFAIIKNRALFWDKVKIGKIMRACIILHNMIVEDERDGYSLVDVSEFQHGEDHGNSHVDFTYSTDIPSNITNMMDARSRIRNRQMHQQLKDDLVEHIWHRFGHGDDNN; encoded by the coding sequence atggcttcttcttctgaaaaCAATTTAGCTGAAGCTTTTGATGATGCTTTTGATGATGCATTTGATGAAGCCTTTgatcaacattttgatcaaacCTTTCAAGAGTTTACCATTCaaagtgatcaagaagaacgaagaaaaaaaagaaaaaaacgagcttatatcgaaagacACCGTGAAGAAGGGCATTttcgtttatggaatgattatttcagtgataCTCCAACGTATCCTGAAAATTTCTTCCGACGacgttttagaatgaacaagcgactgttcatgcacattgttgatcgactctccaacGAAGTGCAATACTTCCGGGAAAAGAAAGATGGTCTTGGAAGGAATAGTCTGTCTCCTATTCAAAAGTGTACCGCAGCCATTCGTGTCTTAGCGTATGGTTCTGCAGCTGATAtggtcgacgaatacctccggctGGGTGAAACAACAGCTCGGTTATGCGTGGAACAGTTTGTGGAAGGTATAATATATTTGTTCGGGGATGAGTACTTAAGAAGTccaacaccggctgatcttcaacgtctacttgatgTGGGAGAGCGTCGTGggtttcccgggatgataggaagcatcgattgtatgcactgggagtggaagaattgtcccaccgcttggaaagggcaatattctcgtggttcgggtaaaccaacaatcgttttagaggcggtcGCTTCATacgatctctggatatggcatgcattTTTTGGACCTCTAGGTacattaaatgatatcaatgttcttgaccGTTCTcccgtttttgatgacataataaacgGTAAAGCCCCGAATGTCACTTACtatgtcaatggaagagagttccatatggcttactatctcaccgatggtataTATCCGAAATGGgaaacttttatccaatctatttctATGCCACAAGGGCCTAAggcagttttatttgctcaacggCAAGAAGCcatccgaaaagatgtcgagcgtgcttttggagtcttgcaagcgcGCTTTGCAATTATTAAAAATCGGGCGCtgttttgggataaagtcaaaattgggaagattatgagagcatgtatcatactccataatatgatagttgaAGATGAACGAGACGGATACAGTCTagttgatgtttcagagttccaacaCGGAGAAGACCACGGGAATTCACATGTTGATttcacgtattctacagatatccctTCAAACATCACAAATATGATGGACGCTCGTTCAAGAATTCGGAATAGgcaaatgcatcaacaactaAAAGATGATTTGGTCGAACATATATGGCATAGATTTGGACATGGTGACGACAACAACTGA